A window of Phenylobacterium sp. NIBR 498073 genomic DNA:
CTAGCTCGAAGCGGGGCGGGCCGAGGCTGCGCCGAACGCCGCCGCGCGGCCACGAGCATGCCCCGGGCGGGCGGTTCTTGGCCGTGCCGGGGTAGGAAGTTTAGCGCGCCTCGACGGTGAGGTGCGCGAGCTCGTGGACCGGGGCCAGGCGGCGGCGGACCTCGGCGGCGTCGAGGCCGCCGGCCACGCTGACGATGGCCGCGTGCGCCTGGGGGCCGACGCGCCAGACGTGCAGGTCGCAGATGCGCGCGTCGCCGGGGGCCTCCAGCAGATCGCGGACCTCGGCGGCGACGTGCTCGTCGGTGGCGTCGAGCAGCACGCCGGCGGTGTCGCGCATCAGGGTCCAGGCCCAGCGGGCGATGACCGCCGCGCCGACCAGGCCCATGACCGGATCGAGCCACACCCAGCCGAGCATGCGCCCGGCCAGCAGGGCGACGATGGCCAGGATCGAGGTCAGGGCGTCGGCCAGGACGTGCATGTAGGCCGAGCGCAGGTTGTTGTCGCCGCTGTTGTGGACGCCGTGGTGGCCGTGATGGTGCTCGTGGTGATGGTCATGGTCGTGATGGTGGCCATGGCCGTGGTGATCGTGGCCGTGGTGGTGATGGCCGGCGCCGAGCAGCAGGGCGCTGACCAGGTTCACCGCCAGGCCGACGACGGCGACGATGGTCGCCTCGCCGAAGGCCACGGTGGTCGGCTCCAGCAGCCGCTTGACCGACTCCACCCCGATGCCGACCGCGACGACGCCGAGCACCAGGGCCGAGGCGAAGCCGGCGAGGTCGCCGACCT
This region includes:
- the dmeF gene encoding CDF family Co(II)/Ni(II) efflux transporter DmeF, whose product is MTTAAELEDLVHDHVFLGAAHDDHARRTMWVVALTALMMVAEIVAGYWTGSMALLADGFHMATHAGALGVSAAAYAYARKHARSSKFSFGTGKVGDLAGFASALVLGVVAVGIGVESVKRLLEPTTVAFGEATIVAVVGLAVNLVSALLLGAGHHHHGHDHHGHGHHHDHDHHHEHHHGHHGVHNSGDNNLRSAYMHVLADALTSILAIVALLAGRMLGWVWLDPVMGLVGAAVIARWAWTLMRDTAGVLLDATDEHVAAEVRDLLEAPGDARICDLHVWRVGPQAHAAIVSVAGGLDAAEVRRRLAPVHELAHLTVEAR